One window of Trifolium pratense cultivar HEN17-A07 linkage group LG5, ARS_RC_1.1, whole genome shotgun sequence genomic DNA carries:
- the LOC123884153 gene encoding hypersensitive-induced reaction 1 protein, whose amino-acid sequence MGNLLCCVQVDQSTVAMKEGFGKFERVLQPGCHCMPWFLGKRIAGELSLRVQQLDVKCETKTKDNVFVNVVASIQYRALVDKANDAFYKLSNTRGQIQAYVFDVIRAYVPKLDLDDTFEQKNEIAKAVEEELEKAMSAYGYEIVQTLIVDIEPDEHVKRAMNEINAAARLRMAASDKAEAEKILQIKRAEGEAESKYLSGLGIARQRQAIVDGLRDSVIGFSVNVPGTTAKDVMDMVLVTQYFDTMKEIGAASKSSAVFIPHGPGAVRDVASQIRDGLLQGSHSHQ is encoded by the exons ATGGGGAATCTTTTGTGTTGTGTGCAAGTTGACCAATCAACGGTGGCTATGAAAGAAGGTTTTGGAAAATTTGAAAGGGTGCTTCAGCCAGGATGTCATTGCATGCCATGGTTCCTTGGAAAACGCATTGCTGGTGAACTCTCTCTTCGGGTACAACAATTGGATGTAAAATGTGAGACCAAGACAAAG GACAATGTCTTTGTCAATGTTGTTGCTTCTATTCAATATCGTGCCTTGGTAGACAAGGCCAATGATGCATTTTACAAACTTAGCAACACAAGGGGCCAAATTCAAGCTTATGTTTTTGACG TAATAAGGGCATATGTTCCAAAACTCGACTTGGATGACACCTTTGAGCAGAAAAATGAAATCGCAAAAGCTGTGGAAGAAGAGCTTGAGAAG GCTATGTCAGCTTATGGATATGAAATTGTTCAAACACTGATCGTTGATATAGAGCCAGATGAGCATGTGAAGCGGGCTATGAATGAAATCAATgcag CTGCAAGATTGAGGATGGCAGCAAGCGATAAGGCAGAGGCAGAGAAGATCTTGCAAATTAAGCGAGCGGAGGGCGAGGCTGAGTCTAAATATCTCTCTGGGCTGGGTATTGCTCGCCAGCGTCAAGCCATTGTAGATGGTTTGAGAGACAGTGTGATTGGATTTTCGGTTAATGTACCAGGGACAACTGCAAAAGATGTCATGGATATGGTCCTTGTCACTCAATACTTTGACACTATGAAAGAAATTGGTGCTGCCTCCAAGTCTTCTGCTGTATTCATCCCACATGGACCTGGTGCTGTTCGTGATGTCGCTAGCCAAATTCGTGATGGACTTCTCCAGGGTTCTCATTCTCATCAGTAG